GAAACTAGAAGAGTTTCTGATGTCTTCTAGGATTAAAGTGCACTATCTCCCTCCTTATTCGCCCAATTTGAATCCTATTGAACGCTTGTGGAAGATCTTAAGGGAAAAGACGGTATACAATCGATATTACGAAACGTCGGTGACTTTTTTTCAGGCAATGAGAGGATTCTTCTTAGAAGAGATACCGAAAATAACAGATATTTTGAAATGTAGGATAAACGACAAGTTTCAAGTCGTTGACTTAAATCCCATTAAGCTAGCCGTTTGAATCGGCACTAGTATATAAATACTTGAAAAAACATCTATTGTGCACCCGAGCATAGCATGTTTGTAGATAATCTCCTAAACACTTCTAGTGGAGTTTCGAAGTTGAGAGCCTTTCTAGGTCTGTTATTTAGTAAAGTTTCCACCCTTTCTATATCCTTGGAAGTCGTATCTAAAAAGCTTTGTGTTTTAGGAAAATATTGCCTAACTAGTCCGTTTGTATGCTCATTTAAGCCTCTTTCCCAAGAATGGTAGGGCGTTGCAAAGTAGAAGTCTGTCTCTAGCTCGAAACTAACCATTTGGTGATAGGCAAATTCTTTTCCGTTGTCTGCTGTTAATGTGTGTACAAAATCTTTGATAGGTTTAAGTTGTTCAATTAACGCTTGACTTACTTCCTCTGCAGTTTTATGAGAAACTTTGGCGAGCTTAGTTAGCTTGGAAGTTCTTTCTACCATTGATACAATTACGCCTTTATGTCCTGCCCCTATGACTGTATCTAGTTCCCAGTCTCCTAAACGAGTCTTTTTTTCTACAATACAAGGCCGTTGCTTAATATCTATACGACCAGGAATGTTCCCTCTTCCAGAAGTTCCCTTTCTCTGCTTGTTATATTTTTTCCCTCGATGACGGAGCTCTCTATAAAGCTGTCCTCCCTGTCGTTTATCTTTCCAGATATGATTATAGATGGTCTCATGACTAACATGTTCTTTACCATGTCTTTTAAGCCATCCGGATATTTGTATAGGGCTCCATTGCAACTTGATTTTTTCTTCAATACGGGTAACTATTTGAGGAGTCATTTTTTTATTGGGCTGAGAATTTTTTCTAAGAAATGCTTTTTCTTGAGCTTGCTGATGACGGTATCCTCGTTGCCCTTTATTTCTCTTAAGTTCCCTACTAATAGTGCTATGATGAACTTTTAGAATGTTTGCTATTGAGCTAGATGTATCTCCTCTAGCTTTTAAAATATAAATCTGACATCTTTGGTCATAGGTTAGGTGATGGTAGCCTTTAGGCAAGGTCTCTCCTTGTGTTTGATTGTTAAAAATCACAATAGAGATTCTTTCATCGCCTGCCTATTCTTTTTTTTAATTCTTCTGTGCACTTCAAACTTGACAAGACTCATTAAATTGGCATAATAATTAGATTAAATATAATCGCTGCTTGTAATGAATTCAGAGGTGGTTTTAATAAATTTTTTAATGTTAAATTTAGAGGAAAATTATGAGTGGAATATCTTTTTTTAATATGAACAGTAGCCATTTGGGCAATAATCTTGTATCTTTTTCCAATCGATCTAGCGGTTTTCAAGAAATCCCTTATACAGGTCTTAATAAAAGAATTGATGACTCATTAAAAAATTTTTTTGCAGCTTCAGAAAAGCACAATCCAAAAGTAAAAAATAACTTAGTTCATAAAGTAGATCGAGCTAAAAGGAGTACTGATTATAAACTAATTCAATCAGCATATATAGATGACCCAAACGCAGACAAGTTGATTCATAAAGTAAATATTTATGATGATGGATACCTGAGAAGATTATATACTAGTAAAAGGCCTTTTGCTCAAATTAAATATCAAAATGTAAAGATAACTAGCGATGATATGCTTGCTCAGGCAATTCGTTCAAAAGTTTCTCAATGCCTCTCTGAGTTTCAAAGAGAATTTTCAACGTTATTAGAATGCGACCATTTGAAAGAAAAACAGATGAATATTAGTTTTTATTTCCGGGGCTATGGAACAAAGGGTCAGGAGATACCTTTTAGTTTTTGTGGAGATATTATTAGATTAAACTTCTGTAGTAGTTATTTAGGAGATAAAGGGCAGCTTGAAAATCTAGACGCTGCGTTATTTCGTTCTTTCTTTATTTCTTATTTTGATGTAACTAAGGATCAATTTAATGGTAATTATCGTGGAATGAGCAATCAACTTTATCGTTTAATATATGGATTAAGCAAGGCGCTTGCAGCTCGTGCACCTTATTCCTCTTGTAATATTAAAGGATTCTATCCTTCTGAACGCCATATTTGCAGGATTTTAACAGGAAAACCGCCTCTTGTTATAGATATTCAATCTGTTTTAAATGATAGAAGCAGTCTTGAAATGTTTAATGAAGATCGCTTAGAATTATGTCTTTTAGGCGAGTATTTGCTCTCAGAACAAAAAACTTTTGTTGAAAATCTACTGACCTCTTTTAAGACAAAAAATTTTCAAGCTATCAATAGCTGCATATCAAATCTTTTGTCGAAAGAAAATGAATTCATACATTTTTTACAAACACACAAAGGGGATGTTTTTCAAAAAGGTCTTACATTTAAAAATAACTATGAATTAATTGAATCAGTTGATACAAGCATAGACTCGGTCGCTCATAAAATAGATATTTATGATGATGGATACCTGAGAAGATTATATACTAGTAAAAGGCCTTTTGCTCAAATTAAATATCAAAATGTAAAGATAACTAGCGATGATATGCTTGCTCAGGCAATTCGTTCAAAAGTTTCTCAATGCCTCTCTGAGTTTCAAAGAGAATTTTCAACGTTATTAGAATGCGACCATTTGAAAGAAAAACAGATGAATATTAGTTTTTATTTCCGGGGCTATGGAACAAAGGGTCAGGAGATACCTTTTAGTTTTTGTGGAGATATTATTAGATTAAACTTCTGTAGTAGTTATTTAGGAGATAAAGGGCAGCTTGAAAATCTAGACGCTGCGTTATTTCGTTCTTTCTTTATTTCTTATTTTGATGTAACTAAGGATCAATTTAATGGTAATTATCGTGGAATGAGCAATCAACTTTATCGGTTAATATATGGATTAAGCAAGGCGCTTGCAGCTCGTGCACCTTATTCCTCTTGTAATGAAAGAGGTAAAATTTTAAGTAGAAAACCTTCTCTTACAGATATCCAAGCTGTTTTAAATAACACCTGCAATCTTGATTTTTTTAATAAAGATCGCTCAGAATTGTGTCTTTTAGGCGAGTATTTGCTCTCAGAACAAAAAACTTTTGTTGAAAATCTACTGACCTCTTTTAGGACGAAAGATTTTAAAAAAATTAATAGTTATATGTCTAATTTTCTGTCGGGAAAAAGAGATATTCTTCAAATAAATCTCATATGTAGTACTAATCTAACGAATGTCTCTATAATTCAAAATGAGACTGACGTAACAGATCAAGAAATGAGTAACTTTTTTGACGGATTGAATAAAATACGAATACAATAGTTTTGATGTAATAGACAAGACTTAAATTGACACTTAGTGGTAAATAGCAAAGAAAAACAGCTTTTGCAACTAAGGCATCGGGGCTTATTTTATCTCTCAATTGCTATAGAAAAACCTGCATATGGACAGCTCCGAGTTTCCAATGAGATGAAAAAGAAAGGAGTTCTCATTTCTCCAGGAGGTGTGAGATCGATATGGCTAGATGTTTAGTCCCAAAGTGTGATGGAGTGGATTAATTCTAAAACTTTTTGGTTTTTTTTGCCAACTTTTGATAATATATTCAAATGGTGTCAATCCCTTTAGAGCTTTCAATCTTTTCGCAAAGTTATAGGCATTTAAAAAATTATATAAATGCTCTTTTAACTGCTGATGGGTTTGGTAGTGGTATCTTTTCACGGTAGCCTCTTTAAGGGTTCTGTTCATCCGTTCAACTTGGCCATTTGTCCATGGGTGGTTTACTTTTGTTAACCGATGCTCTATCTGGTTTTCATCACATACTCGATCGAAAATGTGTGTAAAAGCATATACATCTTGTTGCCTATGGGTAAATTGGATGCCGTTATCTGTCAAAATAGTATGGATTTTATAGGGAAGAATCCAGATCTTTTTATTTTTTAACTAAAGACAGATGACATGAGCAAGCAAGGATTAAATGAAGAACAGTTTAAAATACTCGAACCTCAAATGGAAAAATGGGTAAATCGTAACCATTATGGAAGAAAATTAGCGCCATGGAGACCTGTAGTGAATACTATTTTCTGGGTGCTTCGGACAGGAGCTCCTTGGAAAGATGCACCTAGAAACAAGGAGTTTTCTCATCCCTCAACAGCACACGCATGGCTTGGAAGAATGCAATCTGCTGGATTTTAGATCAATTTTTAGAAGAGCTACTTAAGCTTGCCGAACAGCTGGGGTGTATTGATGCCCAGAGACTCTCTGTAGATGGTTTTTTTTCCAGCGGAAGCGGAGGAGGAGAGCAAGTTGATTATGGCTACAAAGGTAAAGGCGTGACATCGCATTTACTGGTAGAAAAATCAGGAAAGCCTCTTGCAATCACTTTTACATCAGCATCCGGGGATGAGAAAAAACAAGTGATCCCTCTGCTTAGGAAAGTCATTCCCTTCATTAAAAAAGCATGGAATCAGGGAAAAGTACCCATACTTGAAGCAGATAAAGGTTATGACTCAGAGCAAACACGTATCGATGTTCTTTCCCATGAGGTTTTTCCTCTGATAGCTCGGAAAAGAAACACTAAGGGATATAAGATAAAAGGCATTTGCTACCTTGAAAAGCAACGTTGGGTCATTGAGAGAACGATTTCTTGGTTAAAGACATGCTTCCGTCGTCTTACAGTGCGCTGGGAAAGAAAGGCAATATATTGGAACGGACTATTAATGTTTGGACTACTGGGATATTGGATGAATTTCTTAAGTCGGCAAGTATCTTTAAAACAGTAAATTTAATTCAAGATAGATTCATCAATAGCTACAATGAGATAAAGTTTTCCTTCTTCGGTACGCACTTCAGCAGATTAACATAAATTAAGCACCCGAATACCATTCAAGTGCCTTAATTAGTTAATAATGATTTGCATAACCTGTAATTAAATAAATGAGAAACAATATGATAAAAATAAAGAAAAGCACTTTAGCTATATTAGTTGCAGTGCCTGAAACACCTCTAAACCCAAAAAATCCTGCTATAATTGCAATGATTAGAAATATGACGGCCCATGTTAACATAAATTTCT
This is a stretch of genomic DNA from Candidatus Rhabdochlamydia oedothoracis. It encodes these proteins:
- a CDS encoding IS30 family transposase, whose product is MIFNNQTQGETLPKGYHHLTYDQRCQIYILKARGDTSSSIANILKVHHSTISRELKRNKGQRGYRHQQAQEKAFLRKNSQPNKKMTPQIVTRIEEKIKLQWSPIQISGWLKRHGKEHVSHETIYNHIWKDKRQGGQLYRELRHRGKKYNKQRKGTSGRGNIPGRIDIKQRPCIVEKKTRLGDWELDTVIGAGHKGVIVSMVERTSKLTKLAKVSHKTAEEVSQALIEQLKPIKDFVHTLTADNGKEFAYHQMVSFELETDFYFATPYHSWERGLNEHTNGLVRQYFPKTQSFLDTTSKDIERVETLLNNRPRKALNFETPLEVFRRLSTNMLCSGAQ
- a CDS encoding transposase; this encodes MSKQGLNEEQFKILEPQMEKWVNRNHYGRKLAPWRPVVNTIFWVLRTGAPWKDAPRNKEFSHPSTAHAWLGRMQSAGF
- a CDS encoding transposase, producing MAWKNAICWILDQFLEELLKLAEQLGCIDAQRLSVDGFFSSGSGGGEQVDYGYKGKGVTSHLLVEKSGKPLAITFTSASGDEKKQVIPLLRKVIPFIKKAWNQGKVPILEADKGYDSEQTRIDVLSHEVFPLIARKRNTKGYKIKGICYLEKQRWVIERTISWLKTCFRRLTVRWERKAIYWNGLLMFGLLGYWMNFLSRQVSLKQ
- a CDS encoding DUF1328 domain-containing protein; the encoded protein is MLTWAVIFLIIAIIAGFFGFRGVSGTATNIAKVLFFIFIILFLIYLITGYANHY